In Halapricum desulfuricans, a single window of DNA contains:
- a CDS encoding uracil-DNA glycosylase family protein — MKNVTHRQSNPFGMDPDCRDLVPGYGDANAHFHVIGDHPGVHGGAESGIPFTGTTASERLQRALLEAGLLESAGTPPTVERTYFSYLYMCVHPGEPTDLEYADLERFFDSELRAITAHVLLPVGRRATEYVLANYSARNGRLDMDELHASEIQGAGWLIYPIKDPREWTDDDERALIDALVALQQRDYRQEVDLGRFIPGGDPYRVR, encoded by the coding sequence GTGAAGAACGTCACCCACAGGCAGTCGAACCCCTTCGGGATGGATCCCGATTGCCGCGATCTCGTCCCGGGATACGGCGACGCGAACGCCCACTTCCACGTCATCGGCGATCATCCGGGCGTCCACGGCGGTGCCGAATCCGGGATTCCCTTCACAGGTACGACAGCGAGCGAGCGCCTCCAGCGGGCGCTACTCGAGGCGGGGCTACTCGAATCAGCGGGCACACCGCCGACGGTCGAGCGGACGTACTTCTCGTATCTCTACATGTGCGTCCATCCGGGCGAACCGACCGATTTGGAGTACGCGGATCTGGAGCGGTTTTTCGACTCGGAGTTGCGCGCGATCACCGCTCACGTCCTCCTGCCGGTCGGCCGGCGGGCGACCGAGTACGTGCTCGCCAACTACTCCGCACGCAACGGCCGGCTCGACATGGACGAACTGCACGCCAGCGAGATCCAGGGGGCCGGATGGCTGATCTACCCCATCAAGGATCCTCGGGAGTGGACTGACGACGACGAGCGGGCGCTGATCGACGCGCTGGTCGCACTCCAGCAACGGGATTACCGTCAGGAAGTCGATCTCGGTCGATTCATTCCCGGCGGGGACCCGTACCGGGTACGGTGA
- a CDS encoding energy-coupling factor ABC transporter ATP-binding protein produces the protein MEFDEEPLVALHCLSHTYPDGTRSVHDVSFAVFEDETVGLIGANGAGKSTLMEHLNGLLEVQAGELRVVGELITDENVELARQEVGFVFQDADAQIVAPTVLDDVMFGPLNYGASREEARERAHEALERLDAGHLVDRVPHHLSGGEKRLVAIAGVLAMDPSVIVMDEPLAGLDPARERRVREVIEELQADGISLVVATHDVDFAAAVADRLVAMTDGDIVGDGPPDELFYDDALLQRANLEPPTAVRMARELDVEEADPVTEDELVAALSRRQAVPGP, from the coding sequence ATGGAGTTCGACGAGGAACCGCTTGTCGCGCTTCACTGTCTGTCACACACCTACCCGGACGGGACGCGCAGCGTCCACGACGTGAGTTTCGCGGTCTTCGAAGACGAGACCGTCGGACTGATCGGCGCGAACGGCGCGGGCAAGTCGACGCTGATGGAACATCTCAACGGATTGCTAGAGGTTCAGGCGGGCGAGCTCAGGGTCGTCGGCGAGTTGATCACCGACGAGAACGTCGAACTCGCCCGCCAGGAAGTCGGGTTCGTCTTCCAGGACGCGGACGCCCAGATCGTCGCGCCGACAGTCCTCGACGACGTGATGTTCGGGCCGCTGAACTACGGTGCGAGCCGCGAAGAGGCGCGCGAACGCGCGCACGAAGCCCTCGAACGGCTCGACGCCGGGCATCTCGTCGACCGTGTCCCCCATCACCTCAGCGGCGGCGAAAAGCGACTGGTCGCGATCGCGGGCGTGCTCGCGATGGACCCGAGCGTGATCGTCATGGACGAACCCCTGGCCGGGCTTGATCCGGCCCGCGAACGGCGCGTCCGGGAGGTCATCGAGGAGTTACAGGCCGACGGAATCAGCCTCGTGGTGGCGACCCACGACGTCGATTTCGCGGCCGCGGTCGCCGATCGACTCGTCGCGATGACCGACGGCGACATCGTCGGTGACGGACCGCCCGACGAGCTCTTCTACGACGACGCGCTGCTGCAGCGCGCGAACCTCGAGCCGCCGACGGCCGTCCGGATGGCACGGGAACTGGACGTCGAAGAAGCCGATCCCGTCACCGAGGACGAACTCGTGGCGGCGCTTTCCCGACGACAGGCGGTTCCGGGCCCGTGA
- a CDS encoding mannose-1-phosphate guanylyltransferase has translation MDRPIAAVVLAGGTGTRLYPATRSDRPKQFLSFGDEQSMLEATVERAGFADEVYVLTRPAFRDDVETLVPDVAVLTEPEPKDTGPALAYATHRVREEVGPCVVLALPSDHHIEGDFASTARRACRVAADTGRLVTIGVEPDRPATGYGYVEPGDDRGAYFEVESFTEKPGRERAERYLDDGYYWNSGTFAWTPEAFLDAAADTELGPLVAALDDGEPEQGYETVPSISVDYAVMESAADIAVVPADYEWDDLGTWDALARVFETDADGNAALGDYLALEAADNVIASDGHVSAVGVEDLVIASFDDRTLVADRDAVQRVRDVVEQLKTREAF, from the coding sequence ATGGACCGTCCGATCGCGGCCGTCGTGCTGGCCGGCGGCACTGGCACGCGACTGTATCCGGCGACTCGCAGCGATCGACCGAAGCAGTTCCTCTCGTTCGGCGACGAACAGTCGATGCTTGAGGCGACCGTCGAGCGCGCCGGCTTCGCCGACGAAGTGTACGTTCTCACGCGGCCGGCGTTCCGCGACGACGTCGAAACGCTCGTGCCCGACGTGGCCGTTCTCACCGAACCGGAACCGAAAGATACCGGGCCCGCGCTGGCGTACGCCACCCACCGTGTCCGCGAGGAAGTGGGGCCGTGTGTCGTGCTCGCGCTCCCGAGCGACCACCATATCGAGGGTGACTTCGCGTCGACGGCACGACGGGCGTGTCGCGTCGCAGCCGACACGGGACGGCTGGTCACGATCGGCGTCGAGCCCGACCGGCCAGCGACCGGCTATGGCTACGTCGAACCCGGCGACGACCGGGGGGCGTACTTCGAAGTCGAGTCGTTCACCGAAAAGCCCGGCCGCGAGCGCGCCGAACGGTATCTCGACGACGGCTACTACTGGAACAGCGGCACGTTCGCATGGACGCCCGAGGCGTTTCTGGACGCGGCGGCCGACACCGAACTCGGGCCGCTCGTCGCGGCGCTCGACGACGGTGAACCCGAACAGGGGTACGAAACCGTCCCGTCGATCAGCGTCGACTACGCCGTCATGGAATCGGCCGCCGACATCGCGGTCGTCCCCGCCGACTACGAATGGGACGACCTGGGAACCTGGGACGCCCTTGCGCGTGTCTTCGAGACCGACGCCGACGGCAACGCCGCTCTCGGTGATTACCTCGCGCTCGAGGCCGCGGACAACGTCATCGCCAGCGACGGCCACGTCAGCGCCGTCGGCGTCGAGGACCTGGTCATCGCGTCGTTCGACGATCGAACGCTCGTCGCCGACAGAGACGCTGTCCAGCGCGTGCGCGACGTCGTCGAGCAACTAAAAACCCGAGAGGCGTTCTGA
- a CDS encoding energy-coupling factor ABC transporter permease, translating into MAHIHLPEGSIPLWAVGLWSALAAVVLAVAVYRLRRDGLDARHVALGGMVAAASFAVFQINIPVLGGVHLSLSALVGILVGPALGAIVMFVVNVLSAMLGHGAWGFLGANTLVSVVEVAGAYYVFQLLRSSDWSHFPAATLATIGGLAAGSVLMGAIPMVSGITGVEISGLDLGIYMLALVAVNLAVAVVEGVVTGSVVSYIASIRPDLLGDRTPTAGPEVTGS; encoded by the coding sequence ATGGCACACATCCACCTTCCGGAGGGTTCGATACCGCTGTGGGCGGTCGGCCTGTGGTCGGCGCTCGCGGCGGTCGTCCTCGCGGTCGCGGTGTATCGACTCCGCCGTGACGGACTCGACGCCAGACACGTCGCGCTCGGCGGGATGGTGGCCGCGGCGAGCTTCGCGGTCTTTCAGATCAATATCCCCGTACTGGGCGGCGTTCATCTGTCGCTGAGCGCGCTCGTCGGCATCCTCGTCGGCCCGGCGCTGGGCGCGATCGTGATGTTCGTGGTGAACGTCCTCTCGGCGATGCTCGGCCACGGCGCGTGGGGCTTTCTGGGCGCGAACACGCTCGTCAGCGTCGTCGAGGTCGCTGGCGCGTACTACGTCTTCCAGTTGCTGCGGAGTTCCGACTGGAGTCACTTCCCGGCGGCGACGCTAGCGACGATCGGCGGGCTCGCGGCCGGTTCGGTCCTGATGGGGGCGATCCCGATGGTGAGCGGGATCACCGGCGTCGAGATCAGCGGGCTCGACCTGGGAATCTACATGCTCGCGCTGGTCGCGGTCAACCTCGCCGTCGCCGTCGTCGAGGGCGTCGTCACGGGCTCGGTCGTCTCCTACATCGCCTCGATCCGTCCCGACCTGCTCGGTGATCGAACGCCTACCGCTGGCCCGGAGGTGACCGGCTCGTGA
- a CDS encoding cobalamin transport operon protein, which translates to MKRTRQYLLTGGVIAAALAVGYLGFRASGGAVPWGKRFAAVVSGGASGGDGIFQFGRGGLGGFVLAGPLRDSVGPFVAIVALLVVGSAGLYWYSKRTGESGGHN; encoded by the coding sequence GTGAAACGAACCCGTCAGTACCTGCTCACGGGCGGCGTGATCGCGGCCGCGCTGGCCGTCGGGTATCTGGGCTTTCGCGCCAGCGGCGGCGCGGTCCCGTGGGGCAAGCGCTTCGCGGCAGTCGTCTCGGGCGGCGCGTCCGGTGGCGACGGGATCTTCCAGTTCGGCCGCGGCGGTCTCGGCGGGTTCGTGCTCGCCGGCCCACTCCGGGACAGCGTTGGGCCCTTCGTTGCGATCGTCGCTCTGCTGGTCGTCGGTAGCGCCGGGCTGTACTGGTACAGCAAGCGCACCGGCGAGTCGGGAGGGCACAACTAG
- the cbiQ gene encoding cobalt ECF transporter T component CbiQ — translation MSGLSSHVPDPRLLTTYAEHEDSPFHRVNAWTKVAVLALLVVAVTIADGLAAVWALYVAVLAGYAYAGLPVRKLLVWYTLPVIFVAAIAGPLAFGIGGRPMVELGPVSITWEGTATFVTLLGRGLTVVTYSLAIWMSTPYASIAHVLGRSLPSPIDQVALFAYRFTFVILEVVEDLLAGIHARGGRIQSDFWENRSLYGRIFGHTFIRSIERSEALLKSMNARGYHGDLAVYGHVDRPPARELLAVGAFALGIAVYAVTVAYGVMP, via the coding sequence ATGAGCGGACTGTCGAGTCACGTTCCCGATCCGCGCCTGCTGACCACCTACGCCGAGCACGAGGACAGTCCCTTCCACCGGGTCAACGCCTGGACGAAGGTGGCCGTGCTCGCGTTGCTGGTCGTCGCCGTCACGATCGCGGACGGACTGGCGGCGGTATGGGCACTGTACGTGGCTGTCCTCGCCGGCTATGCCTACGCCGGGCTCCCGGTTCGGAAACTCCTGGTGTGGTACACGCTGCCAGTGATCTTCGTGGCGGCGATCGCCGGGCCGCTGGCGTTCGGCATCGGCGGCAGACCGATGGTCGAACTCGGCCCCGTCTCGATCACCTGGGAGGGGACCGCGACCTTCGTGACCCTGCTCGGTCGAGGACTGACGGTCGTGACATACTCGCTTGCGATCTGGATGTCTACACCGTATGCCTCGATCGCACACGTCCTCGGGCGGTCGCTGCCCTCGCCGATCGACCAGGTCGCGCTGTTCGCCTACCGGTTCACGTTCGTCATCCTCGAGGTCGTCGAGGATCTGCTCGCGGGGATTCACGCCCGCGGCGGCCGGATCCAGTCTGACTTCTGGGAGAACCGGTCGCTGTACGGGCGGATCTTCGGTCACACGTTCATCCGGTCGATCGAGCGATCCGAGGCGCTGTTGAAGTCGATGAACGCCCGCGGATATCACGGCGATCTCGCGGTGTACGGCCACGTCGACCGACCACCTGCTCGCGAGTTGCTCGCGGTCGGCGCGTTCGCGCTGGGGATCGCCGTCTATGCGGTGACGGTCGCCTATGGAGTGATGCCATGA
- a CDS encoding DEAD/DEAH box helicase: MATRLSYEDGTIRIDGERPDLPFVEVDSRSETARAPAFRYRALRRWLADRPGNHEDAVFRTEPLNLATDYELRSYQREALEAWRDAGDRGVLELPTGSGKTVIAVVAIAALGVPTLVVVPTIDLLDQWREELDREFDVPIGQLGGGTQRVESITVSTYDSAYLRADELGDRFEFVVFDEVHHLGGEGYREIARLLAAPARMGLTATFERPDGAHEALTDLVGPKVVEIDPDELAGEHLAAYDIKRLTVSLTPEERERYERHQGTFTDYLQQSNLQLHSGEDYRKLVMRSGTDPAAREALLAKQRAREVMMNADRKVEVLAELLDRHAEDRIIVFTAFTDLVYRLSERFLLPAITHETGADERREILRAFRNGTYSRIVTANVLDEGVDVPDANVAIVLSGSASEREFTQRLGRILRPTADGLRALLYEVVTEETAEEQVAQRRR, encoded by the coding sequence ATGGCAACGCGGCTCAGCTACGAGGACGGGACGATCCGAATCGACGGCGAGAGGCCGGATCTCCCGTTCGTCGAGGTCGACTCCCGGAGCGAGACCGCCCGCGCGCCGGCCTTTCGCTACCGGGCGTTGCGGCGCTGGCTCGCAGATCGACCCGGCAACCACGAGGATGCAGTCTTCCGGACCGAACCGCTGAATCTCGCGACCGACTACGAGCTGCGGTCCTACCAGCGTGAGGCGCTCGAGGCGTGGCGCGACGCGGGCGACCGGGGCGTACTGGAGTTGCCGACCGGCAGCGGCAAGACGGTGATCGCCGTCGTGGCTATCGCGGCGCTCGGCGTGCCGACGCTGGTCGTCGTGCCGACGATCGATCTGCTCGACCAGTGGCGCGAGGAACTCGATCGGGAGTTCGACGTTCCGATCGGGCAACTCGGTGGGGGGACTCAGCGCGTCGAGTCGATCACTGTCTCGACCTACGATTCGGCGTATCTCCGGGCGGACGAACTGGGTGACCGCTTCGAGTTCGTCGTCTTCGACGAGGTCCACCATCTCGGCGGCGAAGGGTATCGCGAGATCGCACGGCTGCTGGCCGCGCCGGCGCGCATGGGGCTTACGGCGACGTTCGAGCGCCCGGACGGCGCACACGAGGCACTCACCGATCTGGTCGGTCCGAAAGTCGTCGAGATCGATCCCGACGAACTCGCGGGTGAGCACCTCGCGGCCTACGACATCAAGCGTCTGACGGTGTCGCTAACGCCCGAAGAGCGCGAGCGCTACGAACGGCATCAGGGGACGTTCACCGACTACCTCCAGCAGTCGAACCTCCAGTTGCACAGCGGCGAGGACTACCGGAAGCTCGTGATGCGTTCGGGAACCGACCCGGCCGCCAGAGAGGCCCTGCTCGCGAAACAGCGGGCGCGCGAGGTGATGATGAACGCCGACCGGAAGGTCGAGGTACTGGCCGAGCTGCTGGACCGCCATGCCGAGGACCGGATCATCGTCTTCACGGCGTTTACCGACCTCGTGTATCGCCTCTCCGAACGGTTCCTGTTGCCGGCGATCACCCACGAGACGGGAGCCGACGAGCGCCGGGAGATCCTGCGGGCGTTTCGTAACGGGACGTACTCGCGGATCGTCACTGCGAACGTGCTCGACGAGGGCGTCGACGTCCCCGACGCGAACGTGGCGATCGTCCTCTCGGGGAGCGCCAGCGAACGGGAGTTTACCCAGCGGCTGGGACGAATCTTGCGCCCGACGGCCGACGGCTTGCGGGCGCTGCTCTACGAGGTCGTCACCGAGGAGACCGCGGAGGAACAGGTGGCCCAGCGGCGTCGGTGA
- a CDS encoding DUF7557 family protein, translating into MTHTLEISDELKERLDTHVEEDESYEEFIEELVSVYETEGAFLQEGYSE; encoded by the coding sequence ATGACCCACACGCTCGAAATCAGCGACGAGCTCAAGGAGCGACTCGACACCCACGTCGAGGAAGACGAGTCCTACGAGGAGTTCATCGAGGAACTGGTCTCGGTCTACGAGACCGAAGGTGCGTTCCTCCAAGAAGGCTACTCCGAGTAG
- a CDS encoding VOC family protein, translating into MDPTAHHYAITVSDLDRMVTFYRDVLGLDVLAEFTVGGEAFATGVDVPGASAEFVHLDGGDARMELVEYGPEGDRRPRPSLNEPGATHLGLEVDDLDSVYAELPDSVDTLSEPQTTESGTRILFVRDPEGNLVELLET; encoded by the coding sequence ATGGACCCGACTGCCCACCACTACGCGATCACCGTCTCGGACCTGGATCGAATGGTGACGTTCTACCGGGACGTGCTCGGTCTAGACGTGCTCGCCGAGTTTACCGTCGGCGGCGAGGCGTTCGCGACCGGCGTCGACGTCCCGGGAGCCAGCGCCGAGTTCGTCCACCTCGACGGCGGCGACGCACGGATGGAACTCGTCGAGTACGGCCCCGAGGGCGATCGCCGACCGCGGCCGTCGCTGAACGAACCGGGGGCGACCCATCTCGGACTCGAGGTCGACGATCTCGATTCGGTGTATGCGGAACTGCCCGACAGCGTGGACACGCTCAGCGAACCGCAGACGACCGAAAGCGGGACGCGGATCCTGTTCGTCCGCGATCCCGAGGGGAATCTCGTGGAGCTTTTGGAAACCTAG
- a CDS encoding RPA family protein: MSSTPTREVARRVFAREFNDATYTFKESDDDRAPVYVLLPTGARANRIFVVGTLTETEDVGEDSEYWQGRIVDPNGGTFFVYAGQYQPDAAATLRELEPPAYVAVVGKPRTYETDEGDVNVSVRPESITSVDETTRDRWVVETAERTLERIERFESETADEYVEMAGEQYDLPVENYRRAALEALESLEDEETPAEASP; the protein is encoded by the coding sequence ATGAGTTCCACGCCAACCCGCGAAGTCGCCCGCCGCGTCTTCGCACGCGAGTTCAACGACGCGACCTACACGTTCAAGGAGAGCGACGACGACCGCGCGCCGGTGTACGTCCTGTTGCCGACGGGTGCCCGGGCCAACCGGATCTTCGTCGTCGGGACGCTGACCGAGACCGAAGACGTCGGTGAAGACAGCGAGTACTGGCAGGGGCGGATCGTCGATCCCAACGGCGGAACGTTCTTCGTCTACGCCGGCCAGTACCAGCCCGACGCGGCCGCCACTCTGCGGGAACTGGAGCCGCCGGCGTACGTCGCCGTCGTCGGCAAGCCCCGAACCTACGAGACCGACGAGGGCGACGTCAATGTCTCCGTGCGTCCCGAGTCGATCACGAGCGTCGACGAGACGACCCGCGATCGGTGGGTCGTCGAGACGGCCGAGCGCACGCTCGAACGGATCGAGCGCTTCGAGTCCGAGACGGCCGACGAGTACGTCGAGATGGCCGGCGAACAGTACGACCTGCCGGTCGAGAACTACCGACGGGCTGCGCTCGAAGCTCTCGAGAGTCTGGAAGACGAGGAGACGCCGGCCGAAGCGAGTCCCTAG
- a CDS encoding replication factor A (Replication protein A protects and stabilize the intermediate ssDNA that is generated by the unwinding action of a DNA helicase at the replication fork. In addition, SSBs prevent the formation of secondary structures by single-stranded template DNA.) → MTDLRTHAEEIHEQFSDQLEIDVEDVEARLDTLVNEYKVPLEEARRSVTNGYLDEAGIERDDLGGGGGNEHVALADIDTAEQWVDVTAKVVDLWEPRSDSVAQVGLLGDESGTIKFTKWAKSDLPELEEGQVYDLGNVVTDEYQGDYSVKLNRTTTIEEVEEDIEVGDDTRTVEGALVDIQNGSGLIKRCPEDGCTRVLQNGRCSEHGEVDGEFDLRIKGVLDDGNEVQEVIFDQEATEELTGIELEEAKDMAMDALDTTVVADEMRVATLGRYYRVTGPTLGRYLLVNDLETLDEPIDTEQALIEARSI, encoded by the coding sequence ATGACCGATTTGCGTACCCACGCGGAAGAGATACACGAGCAGTTTTCCGACCAGCTCGAGATCGACGTCGAAGACGTCGAGGCACGGCTCGACACGCTGGTCAACGAATACAAGGTCCCCCTCGAGGAGGCACGCCGGAGCGTCACGAACGGCTACCTCGACGAGGCGGGCATAGAGCGAGACGACTTGGGCGGTGGCGGCGGCAACGAGCACGTCGCGCTCGCCGACATCGACACGGCCGAGCAGTGGGTCGACGTCACCGCGAAGGTCGTCGACCTCTGGGAGCCCCGGAGCGACTCCGTCGCACAGGTCGGCCTGCTGGGCGACGAGTCGGGCACGATCAAGTTCACCAAGTGGGCCAAGTCCGACCTCCCCGAACTCGAAGAGGGGCAGGTCTACGACCTCGGCAACGTCGTGACCGACGAGTACCAGGGCGATTACTCGGTCAAACTCAACCGGACGACGACGATCGAGGAAGTCGAAGAGGACATCGAGGTCGGCGACGACACCCGGACCGTCGAGGGCGCGCTGGTCGACATCCAGAACGGGAGCGGCCTCATCAAGCGCTGTCCAGAGGACGGCTGTACGCGCGTGCTCCAGAACGGCCGCTGCAGCGAGCACGGCGAGGTCGACGGCGAGTTCGACCTGCGGATCAAGGGCGTGCTCGACGACGGCAACGAAGTGCAGGAAGTCATCTTCGATCAGGAGGCGACCGAAGAGCTGACCGGGATCGAACTCGAGGAGGCGAAGGACATGGCCATGGACGCGCTGGATACGACAGTCGTCGCCGACGAGATGCGCGTGGCCACACTCGGGCGGTACTACCGCGTCACCGGTCCGACGCTGGGCCGATACCTGCTGGTGAACGACCTGGAGACGCTGGACGAACCGATCGATACTGAACAGGCGCTGATCGAAGCGAGGTCGATCTAA
- a CDS encoding DUF7091 family protein, protein MDEDGRLERFLRTKLRSAGEQVAQAQDTYRRARNATVSDLPVDDEGNARLVCRRYAERRAVPVGGDGKPSCFEDGHPDCEGCVEDIREGRIETW, encoded by the coding sequence ATGGACGAGGACGGTCGGCTCGAACGGTTTCTCCGAACGAAACTTCGGTCCGCAGGCGAGCAGGTTGCCCAGGCGCAGGACACCTACCGGCGCGCCCGGAACGCCACGGTCTCCGATCTCCCGGTCGACGACGAGGGAAACGCGCGCCTCGTCTGCCGTCGCTACGCCGAGCGGCGTGCTGTCCCGGTCGGCGGCGACGGGAAACCGTCGTGTTTCGAGGACGGCCATCCCGACTGCGAGGGCTGTGTCGAGGACATTCGCGAGGGTCGGATCGAGACGTGGTAG
- a CDS encoding DUF7116 family protein, translating to MGTVTTRLDTQAESIFDDLGYTVSHEGEEITAERKWRVVHVTPMPEPDDAPTSGQFRCFVTREGNCRELERRLQRQHLEYDWAIMGIDETGDYEIHATTVGW from the coding sequence ATGGGGACTGTTACCACGCGTCTCGACACGCAGGCGGAATCGATCTTCGACGACCTCGGGTACACGGTTTCTCACGAGGGAGAGGAGATCACGGCCGAGCGCAAGTGGCGGGTCGTTCACGTGACGCCGATGCCCGAACCGGACGATGCGCCCACATCGGGGCAGTTCAGGTGTTTCGTGACGCGGGAGGGGAACTGTCGTGAACTCGAACGGCGACTGCAACGCCAGCACCTGGAGTACGACTGGGCGATCATGGGTATCGACGAAACCGGAGACTACGAGATCCACGCGACGACAGTCGGCTGGTAA